TTGATGAAAAGAGAAATGCAAACCAGCCAACCACTGATGTTGTGCATGATGTTAATGGTAACGATATTGTAACAGGCATGAAAGCATGTCCATCGTCGAAATCGGAAATAAAATCACAGAAGTACCAAAAATGTAACGGGTATGTTCGTAGCATCGAGCGGGAGATATGGATCGTCGATAAAACTTTTTTAAACTAATAGctaaaatttgaattaaacAAGACACATGAAGTTTGGTACCAGCACCAAATCGGCACCAATCGAATTACCATTTGCAAAATCTTCTCCGGAACGGAATAAACAACAGAAGTCACGGAGTAACCATCCGCATCAGGACAACGCAATGCAACATGTGTGTTAAATGGTTTTTCAGAAACATCGTTAGTATGTTTTATATCCAACATGTAGTTCGCATTACTAAATGTAAGAAAACCTAGTTTCTTACTCCATTATCGAAACTCCATTAGAGAAGCTTGTGAAAATCTATAAATTGAGTTTTTCGCCTACAATTGGTTTTGGTCTCGCCTACAATTGGTCAAATTGGTTTTTTGAACGAAAGATGAGTTATGAAGTAACCCTTAAAAAAGTTGCAACTTATCGATTTATATTTGAGGTAAATTGTATCAATGGAAGTGTTTTAAATCAGCATCTGAGTTTAAACCATCATTGGAAGCGTTTAATGTGCTTTGAGCTTCAGCCAAAAATAGTGGATTCATTTCCTCCCAAGCCAATAATTCTTTGAGGTTGAGCTGCTTACTCTCCAGTATTGATCAATTTGTAGCAAAGAACCTGACCCTAAACCATGCAAACAAAGACAGATTTTAAAGTTTCTTTGTTTGCGCCAATATTTAACGATGGATGTAGTGGTCTGAGCGGCCATAAGTCTCGAAGTAACCCTAACTTCTCATCTCTTTCCGGCAGCCACAACCAATGCAAAAGGGTCGATACTACCACGGCAGAAAAGCTACTAGGCTGTCTTTAATAAGGGGAAAATGATTTGAGAAGGGATACGTACCAGAATCACTTCCATCGATGCATTGACTTTGCGGCTATACAGCTGCTCCAGTAGCGTGCTGGCTGGGTGCATCGAGCTTCGGCCTCGCGCATTGGCCTACAACGCGCCAAAGAAACTCGAACCAGCAAGGGGAGGCCACAACGGCAACTGCGGCAGTCACAGCCTCCgcaagcacaacaacaacaacgacaaaggTCTCGCTTGGAAACCGTGTGGACCAAGGTACGAGGCTCGAAACATAAACATCAGGCGAAACGAGTTTTCCAATCGAGGGCGCTAAATATAGCAACACAGAAAGGTAACGACGAAGTTGCGCGTGCACACCCGGGCTCCTCGGGAGCTTGCAAGCATTCCCGTACGCCGCCTGCGTCGTCCTGGGGCCGGGTGTTCCCTGCAACGTGGTCGGCAGACCATCCGCACCGTTCAAAGGTCGCCCAATTGCGCAATCCGCGAACGAGGGAATCGCATAGAACACATGGGGCTCAGTGGCCACTACCAGGGCGCACTACTAGTCGCCAATATCGCGCCGTTGTCTCATAATCCGAGATCGGGAACGAGCTGTTGGATGGCTGCTGAATCGTGAGGAGACTCATTTGCAGCTTTTCTAATTATTACACCATTGCGCACGGCCCAGCCACTCCTTTGCGTAATGGGTAAGCGGGTGTTTGcgatgcagcagtagccagTTGGTAACTGAATGGTCGTTACTTCTTTTGgctatttgtttgttgtgctcAAGCGTTTCTATGTATAGGATTATAATTGAAATGGATCAAAACGTAAGTTGATTTTTGTCTAGTCTGCTCTCAAAATCTGATATAACAACAGTTCAATGTCTGAACTTTAAGAAATGAAGCCTTCCAGATCAGCATCTCATCAGCTACGCCGTCAAGGAAACTTTCTTGGAGGTATCCAAAAACTCCCATTTCGAATACAGGCCGCGTTGTCTCGGCTCGAACACTGTTACAAAAATTAACTTATCGCTCCTCGACGTGGTAGTGCTGTTTCCGTATTGTTTCGTCGATTTAGTTGCTTTTATATTTGACAACAGTTAATGATAGTCTGGTTTAGATCCTTTATTGTAGTATAGTTACATTTCAAAGCCCCTTCAACTCTATCAATCTTTAGGAAACAACTTAGACTCCAAGTATACGCGATTCTTCGATTCAGttatttacttttttatttattggttTAAATGTCCTTGTTGAGTGTGAAAATATGCTTTATGCAGCTCCTTATGTACATTCAAGATAAACGATTAgtaggtttttttgtttgtaaaatgtTACTATAACATCACTCGTTCGAACTATCTTTGTTCATTGAGTGACACCaacaaataaaacacattATCGTGATGTGCTGTACTGCATGCAAATCCTTCGCTTTTCCTACGCGCAATGGGCGAGTATTGAGATATATTTGGGACCGATAATTTTAAAACAGTTCTTCATATTGTATGTACATTAAGGAAACTACCCGATTAACATTCATGTCCAATTGATTAAGGCTCTTGTTATCCTGATGGTAAAGAGAAGATAATGTATTAGGGTTTACCTAAAGAACCATTTTAATCTTTCGAGTTCAGATCTGAATTATTGGTTAATGATCACAACAGGTTGTTGATGAGGGCTGATTAAACTGATGTCATCAAATAATTGTTTACCTATTATTTAATTCATATATTGTAAAAAATAATTGGAAATGGATTTGTTGACATTAAAACCAATTAAAGACCTCATATCAATAGGTTAGAGAACAATAAAAATGTTAACTAACTTAAAATGCGCAGGtatatgtttaattaaaaggaCAATAAAGCTGTGTAATGTGCTGCGTTTCTTAATCCTCGAACAAAGCATAGGaactcaacagcaacacatgATCCAATTCGTTCTACTGGGATTAATAACATCACAGTTAAAGTGTTTCAAAGAGGGGTTTATTTGACTGCGTCATTCTTATGCTATTGCTACCCGATTTTAAGAACATTTTAGCTTATCACGATTATGCTACAGCTCTCGGTCAGCATCCATGCCAATTCGCTACATCCATAAATTACTTTCACCACCCCTTAAATTACTCCATCCCGATCCAATCAAACCAAAAGTTCTGCTTTTTTGTCCGTTTTATTTAATCGTTCAGGAAGTTTATaatcaattttccttcgatACAAATAGCTAGCTGAACGATTCAATGCACCCGTGGTGTCCACTGTTCGTGGCGTGGTACACGTGGTACGTGTTGCGTCCCTTTTGTTTCAGATTGAAACCGAGAGTGGTCGCAGTGTACAAGGTGAGGCGCCTCGGTCGGATCGTATCGCGAGCCAAGTTCCACACATCGAATGACTTGCACGTCCAAGTGTCCAATTACTCTGGTGCTTTTGGGGTGGCTTCCGTTCAAAAAACATTCTAATTGCATCGCGCTAGAcccagcacgacgacgacgacgacgacaacagtgacgatgacgacgaccccACGCAGCTCAGGCGTTGAggtgcgatcgatcgtaaaagGAAGCGTCGTTACGCCGAGACGCTGCGATTCATtaaatgttgttttgacgcaTGCGGACTTGCCTCCTTGCCTTCGTTTGTTCGCCATTTCCACCTTCTACGGACCTCTCCGGAGACCGACTTAATCGAGAAGCGTgagaaaaagtgaaaccaacttcttcttctactccttcCCACCAACTTCTGCTTCGTTttgttctactgctgctgggaaaCGGTGTGAATGTACGGCTACGATCGGGTTCGAGCCCCCTCCCTTTGATGGATTTCTCGATGATAAGTCAGCAATATTTGCGTTTTCCAGAGAAGCCGAAGGCATTCAGCAAAAGTGGAAACCTATAACTACTTCCGCTCTCGAGTTCTAACGTCTTCCATAACTCTTGAGCTTGAGCGCTTCTCTGCGGTGGCCGGAGGTGATGAGTCAGTAAAAAGCGAAACTCTATCAGCTCTCTCACCTCCCACTAGGCAAGTGAGGCTACGTGTGTGATGCTACCATTATAATCCAATCTTATCCAAACGATTATTcaaatttcgttttcatttacgcccggggagggggccaGCGGATGAATTGCTCATCCTGTTCCCGCCGGAGGTCGCAGGGTAATTGCAGATCCTTCAACAACCTGACCTACGTCTGCTCGGCATCGAGTTGTACAACTTAATCCCATAGAACCCGCACACGGATAGCTCCATCCATCTTACTCAGGAATCCGGTTGGCTCttttgtgataaaaaaaattgctATATCCCCATTCTTACGGGCGCTGTTGGGTgctccaccagcaacagcatggcCTGAAAAGGGCCTGACTTCAAGCGGCTCAACTTAATCCGCCACCCTGGTGCATCACCTGAATCCCCCCCGAGGTTGGAGTTGGCGACAAATCTGGAAAAACGATGGAAGTGTCGGTGGGTCGTTCGACCGGGGGATAGTCACGCTTTCGATGCCCACCATGACGACCTGCCCGCACCTCACGGCCACACCGGAAGCCCTTAATTATTGCATGCCTTCTTTGGGGCCGCCTTTAGTGGGCTTTGGATGTCACCGTCGGCACCATCTTCTCGTGGCAAAACCACGATGTACGATGGCCGATGTCATCCGAACGACGGTGATGCGACGGAggcgacggcagcggtggcgatggcgataaaCCCCGGGAAGTTTCAAGGATTCACAGCTTCTCGTGCTGTTGCGCCGTCCGGTGACAGTCTCCGGTGTAGCTGGCAATGTGGCCGCcgtcgtgctgttgctgctgtagtcCAGTCCGAAGCGTTTGGGGAGCTGAATTCGAAATGGTGCCGTCGTTCTATGCACTTTTGGTTCGTTGCGCTTCCGTTGAAGGTCACAAAAGTGGATTCCACCTTGGTGTATGGAATCTGGTGCggacattttacatttttttttaaatgcattttcgGTGCCACCAAAGTTGACTAACTTCAAGCGCTAGTTCCGTGGCTTCGTTGAAAGTTCGTCGAATAGAACGTCCGACCGAGGGTCGCCAGCACAGAGCATGAAATGGTGTGCCGGGAGTAGCCGGAGTAGTCTAACGAATGGTGCGAACTGGCTGCTGAAAACCGGATGAACGTTGCGGAGTTGGTCTACACGTGAGGCTCATAGTTGGtcacgatacgatacgatgcTGCAAGCTGAACAATGATTATTGCGAATGCCCTAACATCCCCACAAGCGGAGCGCATTGGTTGAAAATGGGAGTTTTGTCGAAAGTTTTCTCGATTATAGAACAGTTTGTTTGTGCTTGTCGGGCAGTTGAGAATTATGTTTGCAGAGCGCTTTATTTGGCGGAACTGATCTTGCTGTTAGTGAGTGATGGATTTTGAAGCTAAATATATACATAAATCTGGGAACTTTGAGTTCAttggtttagtttttttttcattcatgaCCATGTGTATTCGCCTTCTTTACGACATATTTATGGAATATTGCTTCTCATCGGGTATTAGTTTTTAAGGAAGCCAATGTCAAAGGTAAGGACTAGTAAAATCCTTCGGTTGGCAATCGAATACTGTGGTGTACATTCCGATATAGAAACTATTTTCATTCTAAAAATTCTAAAGAAGACAGTTATTTTTTCGTTCGGAAAGTGCAACGTATATCTGATCTACACGACGAATGTATGCAGTCACCTCTCGTCCAATATTTATAATCTATATTGGTGTCATTCTCTATTTCTTTCCTCTAATTGTGCAACATTAGTTCGCCAAAGTAATTGGCATACTGGTTTTTAAATGTATCTTACACTATCGCAGAGGTATTAATTTTACGTCAGTATCAAGATAAAGATCTCCTGTGCCTTCAACTTTATGTTCCCTTCGATTTCAAATTCTGAATCCTGATTATGAAACATAGTTGACTTCGCTGGATTTTGTTAAGGTCTGAACATTGACAGTTTGTAGTAAGTAACATGGAACGGAGTAACTAGGAATAGCGTTGTTCTCAGCTTATCAGTCAGCAATAACGATTTCATGGTTATTAACTTTCAAACAGTGCGGGTCAGTGGAGGTCACAATGATAAGTGATATCATGTACAGCAGTGTGAGTAATGCGGTTTCATGGCCACAGCGATTACTGTGGTCAGATCTGATCTACTAAACGTTCGTTCGCAGTTTATCAAAAGGATTAACCGCATCTTGCGACGCATGACTGTTGTTATAGAGAAGCAATCATTCAATGCCAACTTGACGAGTTCACTATGCCTTATGATCTCTTGTGGTTTCATGTGGAGTTACTAATGACAATGATGGTGTTAGTATTAAGTGCACAGATGGTTCTGTAAAATGCAGATGTGAAGATCTTTACTCAAGAAATGGTAcgcatgtttgtttgtttacttacTTATTTGTTTTAAGCATACCTACAAGCAAACTCATAACAGTGAATGTAGATTAGTCCAGCTTCAATTATTCATCGCTTAATGCAGAGCAATAGAGCTAGACGAAGCATGTTTATCGTTTATCAACCAAGTATAGTGTAGCAGAATTACAATCTGCTCACAAAGAAGCAACTTAATGCAACCGCTTATCAAGCGAGCACACCGCAAACAGATTAAGCATAACTGTTACCGTGGTGTGTTTACCATATTGACCATAAAATTTGTTCTTGAAAGAATCTCCACATAAACGGTCAGTAACTATGGTCATCAATTTAGTATAAAATCGGGTTTAAAAAAGCAATGGATCACAGTTCAGATTCGATCTGCAATCGCCTCGGTGTTACGAAAAGAccttcatttaaaaaaatgaagttGTCTATAAGTTTAATcgttttttctgctgcattgTATGCAGGGGCTACTAACAAATGCCCAGATAACGCCGACACCATCGCAGAAACCCCGGTTGGAGAAGGAATCCTTGGACATGTGCTGGAGATGCTGCTAGCCAGGTTTGACTTCATGGACCGTAAGCTGTTAGCACTGCAAGTTGACCTCCACGAGCTCCATGATGAGGTGGAACGGAACAGTGGCCACAACGAAAACACGCTGGCCGATTTACTCTGGGCCATTCGTCGTCTAGAGCAGGACGTCGGAAGGAACTTCAGTGTGCTCCAGGATCGTTCGTTGGTCATTCTTGACCAACAAACAGCGTGTGCGAACCATGATCGGCTGCGAGAGAAGCTGTTGGGCTGCAACCCGAAGCGGAACCAAACATCATACAAACCTCTGGAACAGATCTTGTTTTCCTTCGAATCCCATAACCCGGATTGTATCACGACTTCATCGACAGCATTCCAACTGGATAGCACCACATCAGCAACTATAACAGAACCAACAACTCCTGCAACGGCACCAATAACTGTTACAGAACCAAAAACTTCTACGACACCACCAACGactaccaccacaacaacaacaactattacttctactactacagTTTCGCCTTCCTATGAATCTTGCAAAAACGTTCTAACTAATGTGTCTGGTGTGTATATCATCCGTGTTAGCAACAGTAGTGACCCGTTTAAAGCATATTGTGAACAGGAAAAGTTTGGCGGTGGTTGGATCGTAGTACAACATCGATTCAatggttcgattgatttttatcgGAATTGGGATGAATACCGCGATGGATTTGGAAACCTGGACAGTGAGTTTTGGCTTGGGTTGGAAAAGATGCATCAGATCACACGCTTGCGCGCTTATGAATTGATAGTGGCGTTAAAAGACTTCAGCGGCAACTACGCGTATGCACGTTATAATGCGTTCGAAATAGGTAGCGAGGATGAGCAATATAGACTCAAAACTCTGGGATCATATAGTGGAACCGCCGGAGACTCAATGACGGCGACCAACAAGCGAATGAAGTTCTCAACCAAAGATCGAGAAAATGATGTAACTGTTAGTGGTTGCGCTCGAAGCTTTCAAGGAGGATGGTGGTACAACGGTTGTACATATGCGAATTTGAACGGGCTGTACATGAATGTGGTTAATTACAGGTCAATGCATTGGtattcttttaaaaatgattatcACGGCTTGAGCTTCTCCAGGATGATGATTCGCGAAATATAATAGCGGTCGATCAAACGAAAATTAGCAATAAACATGGAAATGATTAATTAAACACAATTACATGAATCagcaataaaaatcaataagAGCAAATTAAAGAAACATTCCTTAAAAAAAGCTTCTTATTGACTTTTCCTGATCACCTGCTCACAAAAACTCCGAAAGGCAACCGCCGATTTACATGAAATTATAATTCTTTTAGATATTTCTTTAATTTGACTAATACTGTCCTAGCTCATGGTAATATAGAATGAAATGTTTGTAGATTAACATATTTAGACTATGTTTTAAGTGCACCCTAACATAGGCCCCCATTTGCGATCTAAAATTTGGTGCGTCGATACGCTATCGTTTCACAAGAAGTGgactttttttcattttggctTTGCGAACGCATTTttcttgtcgatcgataaagcaTCAAAGGCATTGCGAACGCAAAATTTTCCGCGTTATCGATGGATTAATTATTGACTGCTCCGGACCAGCTGATGGCATCGATGAATGAACTCTTCATTCTCAAAGCTAATCGATGCTAAGGAGGTGGtagtttttaagcattttaaaattaattagcATGTACGAAAATtttcttaaatgttttatttgatattccgtgtgttgttcgttttttAAATATCTATTATTAGCAAAAAAAATTTT
The sequence above is a segment of the Anopheles darlingi chromosome 2, idAnoDarlMG_H_01, whole genome shotgun sequence genome. Coding sequences within it:
- the LOC125959387 gene encoding angiopoietin-related protein 1-like gives rise to the protein MDRKLLALQVDLHELHDEVERNSGHNENTLADLLWAIRRLEQDVGRNFSVLQDRSLVILDQQTACANHDRLREKLLGCNPKRNQTSYKPLEQILFSFESHNPDCITTSSTAFQLDSTTSATITEPTTPATAPITVTEPKTSTTPPTTTTTTTTTITSTTTVSPSYESCKNVLTNVSGVYIIRVSNSSDPFKAYCEQEKFGGGWIVVQHRFNGSIDFYRNWDEYRDGFGNLDSEFWLGLEKMHQITRLRAYELIVALKDFSGNYAYARYNAFEIGSEDEQYRLKTLGSYSGTAGDSMTATNKRMKFSTKDRENDVTVSGCARSFQGGWWYNGCTYANLNGLYMNVVNYRSMHWYSFKNDYHGLSFSRMMIREI